One region of Streptomyces leeuwenhoekii genomic DNA includes:
- a CDS encoding ABC transporter ATP-binding protein translates to MSARTSAGSGLNNQRSTVNRLSAENVTLAYDQRVIAEQLSVEIPDNSFTVIVGPNACGKSTLLRALSRMLRPSEGRVLLDGQVIQSMPAKKVARTLGLLPQSSIAPDGITVADLVGRGRYPHQGILRQWSTEDERVVQESMRQTGVAELAERYVDELSGGQRQRVWIAMALAQQTPLLLLDEPTTYLDIQHQIDVLDLCAELHEEQGRTLVAVLHDLNHAARYATHLIALRGGKVIAQGAPNDIVTAELVQEVFGLRCQVIDDPETGTPLIVPAARKARTAAVATAGAGKVAATKAS, encoded by the coding sequence ATGAGCGCCCGCACCAGCGCCGGCAGCGGGCTGAACAACCAAAGGAGCACCGTGAACCGTCTGTCCGCCGAGAACGTCACCCTCGCCTACGACCAGCGCGTCATCGCCGAGCAGCTGTCGGTGGAGATACCCGACAACTCCTTCACGGTGATCGTCGGCCCCAACGCGTGCGGCAAGTCCACGCTGCTGCGGGCCCTGTCGCGGATGCTCAGGCCCAGCGAGGGGCGGGTGCTGCTCGACGGGCAGGTCATCCAGTCGATGCCGGCCAAGAAGGTCGCGCGCACCCTCGGCCTGCTGCCGCAGTCGTCGATCGCGCCCGACGGGATCACCGTCGCCGACCTCGTCGGCCGGGGCCGCTACCCGCACCAGGGCATCCTGCGCCAGTGGTCCACCGAGGACGAGCGGGTCGTCCAGGAGTCCATGCGGCAGACCGGGGTCGCAGAGCTGGCCGAGCGGTACGTCGACGAGCTCTCCGGCGGCCAGCGGCAGCGGGTGTGGATCGCGATGGCGCTCGCCCAGCAGACACCGCTGCTGCTGCTCGACGAGCCGACGACCTACCTCGACATCCAGCACCAGATCGACGTGCTCGACCTGTGCGCGGAACTCCACGAGGAGCAGGGGCGCACCCTGGTCGCCGTCCTGCACGACCTGAACCACGCCGCCCGGTACGCCACCCACCTCATCGCCCTGCGCGGCGGCAAGGTGATCGCCCAGGGCGCGCCGAACGACATCGTCACGGCCGAGCTGGTCCAGGAGGTCTTCGGCCTGCGCTGCCAGGTGATCGACGACCCGGAGACGGGAACGCCGCTGATCGTGCCGGCCGCGCGCAAGGCGCGCACGGCGGCCGTTGCCACCGCCGGGGCCGGGAAGGTGGCGGCTACAAAAGCTTCCTGA
- a CDS encoding SCP2 sterol-binding domain-containing protein produces the protein MATIEECRAALGRLSDNMQSAEGDVRDAAALDRSVSCHIKDLDVTFAGRLVDGRIEVDDTFPGPPRDKAQIRLALTGDDLLALVDGELNFAKAWGSGRVKLEAGLRDLFRLRKLL, from the coding sequence ATGGCCACGATCGAGGAGTGCCGCGCCGCACTCGGCAGACTTTCGGACAACATGCAGAGCGCCGAAGGGGACGTCCGCGACGCCGCGGCCCTGGACCGTTCGGTGAGCTGCCACATCAAGGACCTCGACGTCACCTTCGCCGGCCGTCTCGTGGACGGCCGGATCGAGGTCGACGACACCTTCCCGGGGCCGCCGCGCGACAAGGCCCAGATCAGGCTGGCCCTGACCGGGGACGACCTGCTGGCGCTGGTCGACGGCGAGCTGAACTTCGCCAAGGCCTGGGGCTCGGGCCGGGTGAAGCTGGAGGCGGGCCTGCGCGACCTGTTCCGCCTCAGGAAGCTTTTGTAG
- a CDS encoding TlyA family RNA methyltransferase, producing MAGVARRRLDAELVRRKLARSREHASQLIAAGRVTVGKTVATKPATQVETAAAILVATDDSDPDYVSRGGHKLAGALAAFVPRGLAVEGRRALDAGASTGGFTDVLLRAGAAHVVAVDVGYGQLAWSLQNDARVTVKDRTNVRELTPEAIDGELVDLVVGDLSFIPLGLVLPALVRCAKPDADLVMMVKPQFEVGKERLGSGGVVRSPELRAEAVRGVAGKAWELGLGVKGVTASPLPGPSGNVEYFLWLRAGAPEADPADIDRAVAEGPR from the coding sequence GTGGCAGGAGTCGCACGCCGCCGTCTGGACGCGGAGCTGGTCCGCCGGAAGCTCGCGCGCTCGCGCGAGCACGCCAGCCAGCTCATCGCCGCCGGGCGGGTCACCGTCGGCAAGACCGTCGCGACCAAGCCGGCCACACAGGTGGAGACCGCCGCCGCGATCCTGGTGGCGACCGACGACAGCGACCCCGACTACGTCTCCCGCGGCGGGCACAAGCTCGCCGGGGCGCTCGCCGCGTTCGTGCCCCGGGGCCTGGCCGTCGAGGGCCGGCGGGCCCTGGACGCCGGTGCCTCCACGGGCGGCTTCACCGACGTCCTCCTGCGCGCGGGCGCCGCGCACGTCGTCGCCGTCGACGTCGGGTACGGACAGCTCGCCTGGTCGCTGCAGAACGACGCACGCGTCACCGTCAAGGACCGTACGAACGTGCGCGAACTGACCCCGGAGGCGATCGACGGGGAGCTCGTGGACCTCGTCGTGGGGGACCTGTCCTTCATCCCGCTCGGACTGGTGCTGCCCGCCCTGGTGCGGTGCGCGAAGCCGGACGCCGACCTGGTGATGATGGTCAAGCCCCAGTTCGAGGTGGGCAAGGAGCGGCTGGGCAGCGGGGGAGTCGTCCGCAGCCCCGAGCTGCGGGCCGAGGCCGTGCGGGGCGTCGCCGGCAAGGCATGGGAACTGGGGCTCGGCGTGAAGGGGGTCACCGCCAGTCCGCTGCCGGGTCCCTCCGGCAACGTCGAGTACTTTCTGTGGCTGCGGGCCGGGGCACCCGAGGCGGACCCGGCCGACATCGACCGTGCAGTGGCGGAGGGGCCGCGTTGA
- a CDS encoding NAD kinase has translation MTQNRARTVFLLAHTGRPAAVRSAELVVKGLLRSGLGVRVLEAEARDLPLPEEVRLVKEATPESLDGCELLIVLGGDGTLLRGAEFARASGVPMLGVNLGRVGFLAEAERDDLDQVVERVVSRAYEVEERMTVDVVVHRNGDVVHTDWALNEAAVQKVSAEKMLEVVLEIDGRPVTGFGCDGIVCATPTGSTAYAFSAGGPVVWPEVEALLMVPISAHALFAKPLVTSPDSVLAVEVLPHIPPGVLWCDGRRTVELPPGARVEVRRGAVPVRLARLHHSSFTDRLVAKFALPVSGWRGAPH, from the coding sequence TTGACACAGAACCGAGCTCGTACTGTTTTCCTGCTCGCCCACACCGGGCGGCCCGCGGCCGTGCGCAGTGCCGAGCTCGTGGTCAAGGGGCTGCTGCGCTCCGGACTGGGAGTGCGCGTCCTGGAGGCGGAGGCGCGCGACCTGCCGCTGCCCGAGGAGGTGCGGCTGGTCAAGGAGGCCACCCCGGAGAGTCTCGACGGCTGCGAGCTGCTCATCGTGCTGGGCGGGGACGGCACGCTGCTGCGCGGCGCCGAGTTCGCCCGCGCCTCCGGGGTGCCGATGCTCGGCGTCAACCTCGGACGGGTCGGCTTTCTCGCGGAGGCCGAGCGGGACGACCTCGACCAGGTCGTCGAGCGGGTGGTGAGCCGGGCGTACGAGGTCGAGGAACGGATGACCGTCGACGTCGTCGTCCACCGCAACGGGGACGTCGTGCACACCGACTGGGCGCTGAACGAGGCGGCGGTGCAGAAGGTGTCCGCCGAGAAGATGCTGGAAGTCGTGCTGGAGATCGACGGACGGCCGGTGACCGGGTTCGGCTGCGACGGGATCGTGTGCGCGACCCCGACCGGGTCCACGGCCTACGCGTTCTCCGCGGGCGGGCCGGTGGTGTGGCCGGAGGTCGAGGCGCTGCTGATGGTGCCGATCAGCGCGCACGCCCTGTTCGCCAAGCCGCTCGTGACCTCGCCGGACTCCGTGCTGGCCGTGGAGGTGCTGCCGCACATCCCGCCGGGGGTGCTGTGGTGCGACGGGCGGCGGACCGTCGAGCTGCCGCCCGGGGCGCGGGTGGAGGTGCGGCGCGGAGCGGTGCCGGTGCGGCTGGCCCGGCTGCACCACTCCTCGTTCACCGACCGGCTGGTGGCCAAGTTCGCCCTGCCGGTCTCGGGCTGGCGGGGAGCGCCGCACTAG
- the recN gene encoding DNA repair protein RecN, whose product MRIRSLGVIDDAVVELSPGFTAVTGETGAGKTMVVTSLGLLLGGRADPALVRIGAKNAVVEGRIAVPADASVAVRAEEAGAELDDGALLISRTVSAEGRSRAHLGGRSVPVGLLAELADELVAVHGQTDQQGLLKQSRQRQALDRYAGDAVAGPLAKYAAAYKRLRTVTAELEEITTRARERAQEADMLRYGLDEIAAVEPRPGEDAELAEEAERLGNAEALASAATAAHAALAGDPEDPEGVDAATLVAGAQRALDAVRSHDPALAPLADRIAELGILLRDVAGELAGYADDLDADPRRLAAVEERRAAINGLTRKYGEDVAAVLQWAERSAARLTELDGDDERIEELTAERDALRAELGGLAQALTDARTEAAERFAAAVTAELASLAMPHARVSFAIRQTEDPEGVEVGGRTVAYGPSGVDEVELLLAPHPGAPPRPIAKGASGGELSRVMLAVEVVFAGTDPVPTYLFDEVDAGVGGKAAVEIGRRLARLAKNAQVVVVTHLPQVAAFADRQLLVEKTNDGSVTRSGVKVLEGEERIRELSRMLAGQEDSETARAHAEELLATARADM is encoded by the coding sequence ATGCGGATACGGTCGCTCGGAGTGATCGACGACGCGGTCGTCGAGCTGTCGCCCGGCTTCACCGCCGTCACCGGTGAGACGGGCGCGGGCAAGACCATGGTGGTCACCAGCCTCGGATTGCTGCTGGGCGGACGCGCCGACCCCGCCCTGGTGCGGATCGGTGCCAAGAACGCGGTCGTGGAGGGGCGGATCGCCGTACCCGCCGACGCCTCCGTCGCCGTACGGGCCGAGGAGGCGGGCGCCGAGCTGGACGACGGGGCGCTGCTGATCAGCCGTACCGTCTCCGCCGAGGGGCGGTCGCGGGCGCATCTGGGCGGCCGGTCGGTGCCCGTGGGGCTGCTCGCCGAGCTCGCCGACGAGCTGGTGGCCGTGCACGGGCAGACCGACCAGCAGGGCCTGCTGAAGCAGTCCCGGCAGCGGCAGGCGCTGGACCGGTACGCGGGCGACGCGGTCGCCGGGCCGCTCGCCAAGTACGCCGCGGCGTACAAGCGGCTGCGGACCGTCACCGCGGAGCTGGAGGAGATCACCACGCGCGCGCGGGAACGCGCCCAGGAAGCCGACATGCTGCGCTACGGGCTCGACGAGATCGCTGCCGTCGAGCCGCGCCCCGGCGAGGACGCGGAGCTGGCGGAGGAGGCGGAGCGGCTGGGGAACGCCGAGGCGCTGGCGTCCGCCGCGACCGCCGCCCACGCCGCGCTCGCGGGCGACCCGGAGGACCCCGAGGGCGTCGATGCGGCGACCCTCGTCGCGGGCGCCCAGCGCGCCCTGGACGCCGTACGGTCGCACGACCCGGCGCTGGCGCCGCTCGCGGACCGGATCGCGGAGCTCGGCATCCTGCTGCGCGACGTGGCGGGCGAGCTCGCCGGGTACGCCGACGACCTGGACGCCGATCCGCGGCGGCTGGCCGCCGTCGAGGAGCGGCGGGCCGCGATCAACGGGCTGACCCGGAAGTACGGCGAGGACGTCGCCGCCGTCCTGCAGTGGGCCGAGCGGAGCGCGGCGCGGCTGACCGAACTCGACGGCGACGACGAGCGGATCGAGGAGCTGACCGCCGAGCGGGACGCGCTGCGGGCCGAACTGGGCGGGCTGGCGCAGGCGCTGACGGACGCGCGGACGGAGGCCGCGGAGCGGTTCGCCGCCGCGGTCACCGCCGAGCTGGCCTCGCTGGCCATGCCCCACGCGCGCGTGTCGTTCGCCATCCGGCAGACCGAGGACCCCGAGGGCGTGGAGGTCGGCGGGCGCACGGTCGCCTACGGGCCGTCCGGCGTCGACGAGGTGGAGCTGCTGCTCGCCCCGCACCCCGGCGCGCCGCCGCGGCCCATCGCCAAGGGCGCCTCCGGCGGTGAGCTGTCCCGCGTGATGCTGGCCGTCGAGGTCGTCTTCGCGGGGACCGACCCGGTGCCGACGTACCTGTTCGACGAGGTCGACGCCGGTGTCGGCGGCAAGGCGGCCGTCGAGATCGGGCGGCGCCTGGCCCGGCTGGCGAAGAACGCGCAGGTCGTGGTGGTCACGCATCTGCCGCAGGTGGCCGCGTTCGCCGACCGGCAGCTCCTGGTGGAGAAGACGAACGACGGGTCGGTGACCCGGTCCGGCGTGAAGGTCCTGGAGGGCGAGGAACGGATCCGCGAACTGTCCCGGATGCTGGCCGGGCAGGAGGACTCCGAGACGGCCCGGGCGCACGCGGAGGAACTGCTGGCCACGGCGCGCGCGGACATGTAG
- a CDS encoding glycosyltransferase family 4 protein, producing the protein MTPVSSHSPHGQSPLRTVQVLGGGNVGSSAHVRSLAAGLVARGVKVTVCAPVEAERAYDFTGAGADHVHVPRSSDPVAVAALRAACADADLVHAHGLHASFRAVLALGGRRVRTPLVVTWHDRAHAEGPRAHLLRVLERRVMRGATVVLGTTSDLVDRARRTGARDARLAAVALPGPRRPVPGEDPDGVRPKLQAELGATGRPLLVAVGSLERHRGYHVLLDAARAWRRLDPVPLVVVAGEGPLRAALQRRIEDEGLPVRLVGRRDDVTDLLAAADLALLPSRREARSVLAQAALHARVPLVATDAGGIPELVGDAAELVPYGDAEALAAAVVRLLGDPRRRQELRERGTRQAATWPTEDETVAQVLSVYDELTQPRPFV; encoded by the coding sequence GTGACCCCCGTGAGCAGCCACTCACCGCACGGCCAGTCGCCGCTGCGCACCGTGCAGGTGCTGGGCGGCGGCAACGTCGGCAGCAGCGCCCATGTGCGCTCGCTGGCCGCTGGGCTCGTCGCACGGGGCGTGAAGGTGACGGTGTGCGCCCCCGTCGAGGCGGAACGCGCCTACGACTTCACCGGTGCCGGCGCCGACCATGTGCATGTGCCGCGCAGCAGCGATCCGGTCGCCGTGGCCGCGCTGCGGGCGGCCTGCGCCGACGCCGACCTGGTGCACGCGCACGGGCTGCACGCCTCCTTCCGTGCCGTGCTCGCCCTCGGCGGGCGGCGGGTCCGCACCCCGCTCGTCGTCACCTGGCACGACCGCGCCCACGCAGAAGGGCCGCGCGCCCATCTGCTGCGCGTGCTGGAGCGGCGGGTGATGCGGGGCGCCACCGTGGTGCTGGGCACCACCTCCGACCTGGTCGACCGGGCACGGCGGACGGGCGCGCGGGACGCCCGGCTGGCCGCCGTCGCGCTCCCCGGTCCCCGCCGCCCCGTCCCCGGGGAGGACCCGGACGGCGTGCGGCCCAAGCTGCAGGCCGAACTCGGAGCGACCGGCCGCCCCTTGCTCGTGGCCGTCGGCTCCCTCGAACGGCACCGGGGCTACCACGTCCTGCTCGACGCCGCGCGCGCGTGGCGCCGCCTGGACCCGGTGCCGCTCGTCGTCGTCGCCGGGGAGGGGCCGCTGCGCGCGGCGCTGCAGCGGCGGATCGAGGACGAGGGGCTGCCGGTCCGGCTCGTCGGCCGCCGCGACGACGTCACCGACCTGCTCGCCGCGGCCGACCTCGCGCTGCTGCCCAGCCGCCGGGAAGCGCGTTCCGTCCTCGCCCAGGCGGCCCTCCACGCGCGCGTGCCGCTCGTCGCGACCGACGCCGGCGGCATCCCCGAGCTCGTCGGCGACGCCGCCGAACTCGTGCCGTACGGGGACGCGGAGGCACTCGCCGCGGCCGTCGTCCGCCTCCTCGGCGATCCCCGGCGGCGGCAGGAGCTGCGGGAGAGGGGGACCCGGCAGGCGGCCACCTGGCCGACCGAGGACGAGACCGTCGCCCAAGTGCTCAGCGTCTACGACGAACTGACACAGCCCCGGCCCTTCGTCTAG
- a CDS encoding PucR family transcriptional regulator, which yields MNSGTDSGLDTHGAGITVQRALELPGLRSGLPEVLAGADRLRRTVRWVHAGEVPNIASLLKGGELLLTTGYGLGARAADQRAFVRTLAERGIAALVVELGPRFTRLPAALVDTARAAGLPLVQLHREVPFVTVTEEIHTEIVNGHYALLQRAEEVHRRCTEALLGGGGVPRALGILADFGGNPVFLETADGRLLYAAGAGPEGADPLQVWEGLRGPHKDAPPPAGSVVVDVPGGGPGGGPVRARLVLLPVRAPLAPVHRMAAERAAGILAVVLMQARQEEELAARGRGDFLTDLAEGRITAEDAPAQARVLGFRPGDGPLLPVVMRLGDALSPAGGGWAVLARAVAEELASVGVPVLLGVRPVEGRVPLLLGLRAEPERTAVADRVAAALRAGVERAGMRRPGAQPPVVVVGPAGGWAAASAGLRHAAETATAAQGLPDRPWYDARRLDIDLLLWRLRDHPDLAAFVDRAIGPLREHDRRSRPPLLPTLETYLAHAGRKAETARELHLNRQTLYNRLARIGELLGTDLDDPQTVLALSLALRARRHVP from the coding sequence ATGAACAGCGGTACGGACAGCGGACTCGACACCCACGGCGCCGGGATCACCGTGCAGCGGGCCCTGGAACTGCCCGGGCTGCGCAGCGGACTGCCCGAGGTGCTGGCGGGCGCGGACCGGCTGCGCCGCACCGTGCGCTGGGTGCACGCGGGCGAGGTCCCCAACATCGCGTCCCTGCTCAAGGGCGGCGAGTTGCTCCTGACCACGGGCTACGGCCTGGGCGCCCGCGCCGCCGACCAGCGGGCGTTCGTGCGCACCCTGGCCGAGCGGGGCATCGCGGCCCTGGTGGTGGAACTGGGCCCGCGTTTCACCCGCCTGCCCGCCGCCCTCGTCGACACCGCCCGGGCGGCGGGGCTGCCCCTGGTGCAGCTCCACCGCGAGGTGCCGTTCGTGACGGTCACCGAGGAGATTCACACGGAGATCGTCAACGGTCACTACGCGCTGCTCCAGCGCGCCGAGGAGGTCCACCGCCGCTGCACCGAGGCGCTGCTGGGCGGCGGCGGGGTGCCCCGGGCGCTCGGCATCCTCGCCGACTTCGGCGGCAACCCCGTCTTCCTGGAGACGGCGGACGGCCGGCTGCTGTACGCCGCCGGGGCGGGCCCCGAGGGCGCCGATCCGCTCCAGGTGTGGGAGGGGTTGCGGGGCCCGCACAAGGACGCCCCGCCGCCCGCGGGCTCGGTCGTGGTCGACGTACCCGGCGGCGGGCCCGGCGGCGGGCCGGTCCGGGCGCGGCTCGTGCTGCTGCCCGTCCGGGCTCCCCTGGCCCCGGTGCACCGGATGGCGGCGGAGCGGGCGGCGGGCATCCTCGCCGTGGTGCTGATGCAGGCCCGCCAGGAGGAGGAGCTGGCGGCGCGCGGACGCGGCGACTTCCTCACCGACCTCGCCGAAGGCCGCATCACTGCGGAGGACGCCCCGGCGCAGGCCCGTGTCCTCGGCTTCCGGCCGGGCGACGGCCCGCTGCTGCCGGTGGTGATGCGGCTGGGCGACGCCCTGTCGCCCGCCGGGGGCGGCTGGGCGGTGCTGGCACGCGCGGTCGCCGAGGAGCTGGCGTCGGTCGGTGTTCCCGTCCTGCTGGGCGTCCGGCCCGTCGAGGGCCGCGTGCCGCTGCTGCTCGGTCTGCGCGCGGAGCCGGAGCGGACGGCGGTCGCCGACCGGGTCGCGGCGGCGCTGCGGGCGGGCGTGGAGCGGGCCGGGATGCGGCGGCCGGGTGCCCAGCCGCCCGTCGTGGTGGTCGGGCCGGCCGGTGGCTGGGCCGCGGCGTCGGCGGGGCTGCGGCACGCGGCGGAGACGGCGACGGCGGCGCAGGGCCTGCCGGACCGGCCGTGGTACGACGCCCGCCGCCTCGACATCGACCTGCTGCTGTGGCGGCTGCGCGACCACCCGGACCTGGCGGCGTTCGTGGACCGCGCGATCGGTCCCCTGCGCGAGCACGACCGCCGCTCCCGGCCTCCCCTGCTGCCCACCCTGGAGACCTACCTGGCGCACGCCGGCCGCAAGGCGGAGACGGCCCGCGAGCTCCACCTCAACCGGCAGACCCTCTACAACCGCCTGGCCCGGATCGGCGAGTTGCTCGGCACCGACCTCGACGACCCCCAGACCGTCCTGGCGTTGAGCCTGGCCCTGCGCGCCCGGCGGCACGTGCCCTGA
- a CDS encoding APC family permease: MAETHPAAPETPRREVHRLKADSVGLVGVVFMAVATAAPITAMTGNLPIAVGFGNGTGAPAGYLFATLVLTVFSVGYVAMARRITAAGAFYGYISHGLGRIAGMASGMLAVLAYIVFEASIVGVFSYFARTTVEDQLGLDLPWIVYAAAMLLVTAVLSYFDINLTARALGVMLIAEIAVLFAVATAVLLHGGGPDGIPLEPVDPANAFGGASAGLGLFFAFWSWVGFESTAMYGEESRDPKRVIPRATIVSVVGVGLFYIYVSWMTIAGNGLKGSVEVSSGSSPLDLFFDPAHAYIGAWAVDAFQWLLITGSFACGMAFHQCAARYLYAIGREGFLHPALGRTHARHGSPYLASFVQSAIAVALVGAFWLTGQDPYVHLYTLLAILGTMAILIVQTLCSFAVVGYFRKNHPEDRHWFRTLTAPLLGGIGMMAVVGLLVVNLDTAAGTAAGSLFFEAIPWIVGLVFFGGLGLGLYLRARRPERYEIIGRIVLEDAAERTDDDVKEAPAHA; the protein is encoded by the coding sequence ATGGCAGAGACACATCCGGCGGCACCCGAGACACCCAGGCGAGAGGTCCACCGGCTCAAGGCGGACTCCGTAGGGCTGGTGGGTGTGGTCTTCATGGCGGTCGCCACCGCCGCCCCCATCACCGCGATGACCGGCAACCTGCCCATCGCGGTCGGCTTCGGCAACGGCACCGGAGCGCCGGCCGGCTACCTCTTCGCCACGCTCGTGCTGACGGTGTTCTCGGTCGGCTACGTCGCCATGGCCCGCCGGATCACCGCCGCGGGCGCCTTCTACGGCTACATCTCGCACGGCCTGGGCCGGATCGCCGGCATGGCCTCCGGCATGCTCGCGGTGCTGGCCTACATCGTCTTCGAGGCGTCGATCGTCGGCGTCTTCTCCTACTTCGCCCGGACCACCGTCGAGGACCAGCTCGGCCTCGATCTGCCGTGGATCGTCTACGCCGCCGCGATGCTGCTGGTGACGGCCGTGCTGTCGTACTTCGACATCAACCTGACGGCCAGGGCGCTCGGTGTGATGCTGATCGCCGAGATCGCCGTGCTCTTCGCCGTCGCCACCGCCGTCCTGCTGCACGGCGGCGGCCCGGACGGCATCCCCCTGGAGCCGGTCGACCCGGCGAACGCCTTCGGCGGGGCCTCCGCCGGGCTCGGCCTGTTCTTCGCCTTCTGGTCCTGGGTCGGCTTCGAGTCGACGGCGATGTACGGGGAGGAGTCCCGCGATCCCAAGCGCGTCATCCCGCGCGCGACGATCGTCTCGGTGGTCGGCGTCGGCCTCTTCTACATCTACGTCTCCTGGATGACCATCGCCGGCAACGGCCTGAAGGGCTCGGTGGAGGTCTCCTCCGGCAGCAGCCCCCTGGACCTGTTCTTCGACCCGGCACACGCCTACATCGGAGCCTGGGCGGTCGACGCCTTCCAGTGGCTGCTGATCACCGGCTCGTTCGCCTGCGGCATGGCGTTCCACCAGTGCGCCGCCCGCTATCTGTACGCCATCGGCCGCGAGGGCTTCCTGCACCCGGCCCTGGGACGCACCCACGCCCGGCACGGATCGCCGTACCTGGCCTCCTTCGTCCAGTCGGCCATCGCGGTCGCGCTGGTCGGGGCGTTCTGGCTGACCGGGCAGGACCCGTACGTCCACCTGTACACGCTGCTGGCGATCCTCGGCACGATGGCGATCCTCATCGTGCAGACGCTGTGCTCCTTCGCGGTCGTCGGCTACTTCCGGAAGAACCACCCGGAGGACCGGCACTGGTTCCGCACCCTCACCGCCCCGCTGCTCGGCGGCATCGGCATGATGGCGGTGGTGGGGCTGCTGGTGGTGAACCTGGACACCGCGGCCGGCACGGCGGCCGGCTCGCTCTTCTTCGAGGCCATCCCGTGGATCGTGGGGCTGGTCTTCTTCGGCGGCCTCGGGCTCGGACTGTATCTGCGGGCCCGGCGGCCGGAGCGCTACGAGATCATCGGCCGGATCGTCCTGGAGGACGCGGCCGAACGCACGGACGACGACGTGAAGGAAGCCCCCGCCCACGCCTGA